One Dehalococcoidia bacterium genomic window, CCGAGCGTTTGAATGCCATCACCCCCGAGATGCAAACTGAACTGGAGCAGGCTCTGATGGAGCTGCGCGCCCAAGAGGTGCGCGCCCTGATTGTCACGGGGCGGGGACGGGGGTTCTGTTCGGGGGCAGATGTGTCGGGTCTGGCGGGGGCGCGGGGTGAAGGGGCGTCGGCTCTGGCAGGAGGGCCAGCGGGCCGATTGCGTCGACCCCTCGGCTGGCCCACGGGCCTCCTGTTTCGCTTTGGGCGTCCCACGATAGCCGCTGTGAACGGCGTGGCAGCGGGGGCGGGCCTCTCCCTGGCTTTGGCCTGCGACATCCGCCTGGCGGCCGAGAGCGCCCGCTTCTCCGCCATCTTTGTCCGCCGCGGGCTGATGCCGGACTACGGATGCACCTGGCTTTTGCCTCGGTTGATCGGCCCCTCGCGCGCCTACGACATGATGTACACGGGGCGGATGGTCTCGGCCCAGGAGGCGGAGCGGTGGGGTCTGGTCAGCAAGGTGGTGCCCGACGATCGCCTGCTGGAGGAGGCCAAGGCTTTGGCTTCGGAACTGGCCAAAGGCCCCCCCTTGGCCTTGGAGGCCATCAAGGCGGCGGTGCAACGGTCGTTGGAGACCCCGCGCCTGGAGGAGCACCTCCTGGTCGAGGCGTACGGGCAAAGCGTCCTGATGCAAACCGAGGACCACCAGGAGGGGGTGCGTGCCTTCCTGGAGAAGCGGGAGGCCCAGTTTAAGGGGCGCTAGACGGCCCCCTCCCGCTGAGAGCGCTGGGCCACGGCACGACGAATAAACTCCACAATGTCCTTCGTGGAGGATCCCGGCCCGAACACCTCGGCGACGCCCATGCTCTTGAGGGCGACCTTGTCCTCCTCGGGGATGATGCCCCCTACCACGACGACCACATCTCCCATGCCCCGTTCCCGCAGGCCTTGCAGAATGGGCGGTATCAGTTCCATATGGGCACCCGACAGGATGCTCAAGCCCACTACATCCACATCCTCTTGCAAGGCGGCTTCCACGATCATCTGGGGAGTTTGGCGGATGCCGGTGTAGATGACCTCCATGCCGGCGTCCCGCAGGGCGCGGGCCACCACTTTGGCCCCCCGGTCGTGGCCGTCCAGGCCGGGCTTGGCCACCAGCACACGGATGGGAGGCGCCTGCACCATAGTCCCTCACCTCCTCACCCTTGCTGGACTAATTCTATCAAAACGCCTCGGGTGGATTTCGGATGCAGGAAGGCGATACGCCCCGCGAGACCATGGCGGGGCTCCGTGTCTATAAGGGTCAGCCCTTGGGCGGCCAGGCGCTGCAAGGCCCCGGAGAGGTCGTCCACCACGAAGGCGATGTGATGGAGGGCTTCTCCCCGCTGGGCGACGAAGCGCCCCACCCCCGTGTGGGGGTCGGTGGGCTGAATCAGTTCCAAGCGTGTTCCCCCTTGCAAGGGGATGAGACATCCCAAGACCTTCTGGTCGGGCACCTCCTCTACCGTTACGGTGGTGGGCAGGCCAAAGACCTGCTGGTAAAAGCGCAGGGCGGCGTAGATATCGGGGGTGGCGATAGCGATGTGGTCCAGAGAGCGGGCGACGCAAGGGGTGGTCATAAGCGCCTCCTCAGAGGGGGATGTGGAAGGCCCCGTCGGGCACCCGAAGTCTTACAGGTCGGGCACACCTCCGCACGCCATCTCT contains:
- the mce gene encoding methylmalonyl-CoA epimerase, which gives rise to MTTPCVARSLDHIAIATPDIYAALRFYQQVFGLPTTVTVEEVPDQKVLGCLIPLQGGTRLELIQPTDPHTGVGRFVAQRGEALHHIAFVVDDLSGALQRLAAQGLTLIDTEPRHGLAGRIAFLHPKSTRGVLIELVQQG
- a CDS encoding cobalamin B12-binding domain-containing protein; the encoded protein is MVQAPPIRVLVAKPGLDGHDRGAKVVARALRDAGMEVIYTGIRQTPQMIVEAALQEDVDVVGLSILSGAHMELIPPILQGLRERGMGDVVVVVGGIIPEEDKVALKSMGVAEVFGPGSSTKDIVEFIRRAVAQRSQREGAV
- a CDS encoding enoyl-CoA hydratase-related protein, which encodes MPYSTLEIEMGAGWAMVALNRPERLNAITPEMQTELEQALMELRAQEVRALIVTGRGRGFCSGADVSGLAGARGEGASALAGGPAGRLRRPLGWPTGLLFRFGRPTIAAVNGVAAGAGLSLALACDIRLAAESARFSAIFVRRGLMPDYGCTWLLPRLIGPSRAYDMMYTGRMVSAQEAERWGLVSKVVPDDRLLEEAKALASELAKGPPLALEAIKAAVQRSLETPRLEEHLLVEAYGQSVLMQTEDHQEGVRAFLEKREAQFKGR